The Plasmodium knowlesi strain H genome assembly, chromosome: 12 sequence CAACGTGACGAACCACACGTTCTCTacccttccccctaaaatatataatataaaataatataatataaaataagataaaataaaataatataatataaaataatataaaataaaataataaagcaGTGCATaggtaaaatatatatacacacggTATATAGTTAGCCCTCtatcctgtttttttttcttaaccaTGTAAGGTATGTAGAGATGAAGGGAACTCTTGCCGTGTATTCCCACTCGCATTAGCTACACTCCTTTACCGCATTGCATAATACACGATCTGTTCACATAATACGTTAAGGCCCTATTCTCGGTTGCCTCTGTTGAGCCTCCCTGACCATGAGATGATGCCGACACAACAATTCATTTGAATATTCACCTCGAAGGAAATGTGCCAATCGGCTACCTCTgttaaatgtttttttttttattttcttctctcctcTGTATGGTACTTGCGAACACCCTCAGGGGGGTAAAAAACACACACGACGCATTTAACCGTCTGGGCTTCATAACCCCGTGGGGGAAGGTGAACCTGGAGAAATTCTCTCGCAGTGGAGCTAACAGAGGAGTAGGCAACATACTCGAAACTTTGGGTTCCCCCCTGCACAGGCGCTCCCTTTTCCACCTGAACAttgagaagagaaaaggtaCTCCATTCGCGAAGCCATATCAGGTAAGTGCAGTCCAAAGAAGTGAAAACATCCCCCCACCAATAAAGTGTATCAAAGAAGAAGCATCAGACGAAATGATTGGTACGAAAGGAGAGACGAAGTTGAagcaggagaagaaggaggaggtaTCTGTctcgaagaaaaaaattaacaagaaggaggagaaaaaaaaaggaacacaaatcaaaggagaaaaacgccatgttaaagaaaaagtagcATCGATTTATCCGCCTATCCCGAAAAGCATGGACGAAAGATGGAACGACTTTAATATAATTCAAAGTTATAGAAAAATTACTAATGTCTATCTGGGGGCACACATATCAGCAGCGGGAGGAGTGCAGAACTCACCAACGAACTGTTTCAATGTCGCTGGACAAGCTTTTGCGTTATTTCTAAAGAACCAAAGGAAGTGGGATAGCCCTCCCTTATCTtctgaaaatataaaacagtttgaaaaaaattgtaaggCATATAATTTAGACACCAGATTTATTCTACCCCATGGATCATACTTAATTAATCTAGCCAATCcagataaggaaaaaagggagaaatctTATCTCTCCTTTCTGGACGACGTAAAAAGGTGTGAACAGTTAAAAGTTCAactttataattttcatcCAGGATCAACAACAGGTTTATGTTCTCTCgaggaaggaattaaaaatatctCCGACTGTATAAACAGGGTGCACAAAGAAACTTCAAACGTTATTATAGTCCTTGAAAATTCAGCTGGACAGAAAAATTCAGTAGGATCCAAATttgaagatttaaaaaatattatttcacAAATTGAAGACAAATCAAGAATTGGAGTGTGTCTAGATACATGCCATACATTCGCAGCTGGATATGACATAAGATCTTACGAGG is a genomic window containing:
- a CDS encoding DNA-(apurinic or apyrimidinic site) lyase 1, putative codes for the protein MFFFLFSSLLCMVLANTLRGVKNTHDAFNRLGFITPWGKVNLEKFSRSGANRGVGNILETLGSPLHRRSLFHLNIEKRKGTPFAKPYQVSAVQRSENIPPPIKCIKEEASDEMIGTKGETKLKQEKKEEVSVSKKKINKKEEKKKGTQIKGEKRHVKEKVASIYPPIPKSMDERWNDFNIIQSYRKITNVYLGAHISAAGGVQNSPTNCFNVAGQAFALFLKNQRKWDSPPLSSENIKQFEKNCKAYNLDTRFILPHGSYLINLANPDKEKREKSYLSFLDDVKRCEQLKVQLYNFHPGSTTGLCSLEEGIKNISDCINRVHKETSNVIIVLENSAGQKNSVGSKFEDLKNIISQIEDKSRIGVCLDTCHTFAAGYDIRSYEDFDLVMKKFDEIVDAKYLKAIHLNDSKSDLGSGLDRHENIGKGKLTMDTFKYIMTSKYFKNIPIILETPDVTDDESVYKYEIRYLYEMVVKAEGENN